From one Macrobrachium nipponense isolate FS-2020 chromosome 37, ASM1510439v2, whole genome shotgun sequence genomic stretch:
- the LOC135209335 gene encoding aurora kinase A-like, with the protein MKKKKKVNEKLRKKHRKKAEATKGERTEFPPETNRANRRAGKTGKGKEEPPKKQAEKIQKKQKKMEAPKNQAEKNKKKEEPQKKQSKKRTKKGAKGLQNQKDTRKTEAIIMSEAEVAELLKEGKELGAGTYGTAYKVVHRREVAVLKVANSRLWSVKAAFRKEAKVLQALNGTGGAPLLFGTCSKPAAILMEYCPAWGRVPLVYKRLEELSFPRFGNPSGHCKGAAPDHLAGYIHVDLKTDNVMVHVPEGKGKKKVKPRIIDFGIAVERKKEIELYPNFSDSIYPPEYTEGAPAQPSGDVYSMGCLIEDTIYAFTDHIPQHYEEIINMAKNENPRLRPTVPKLVKLLYEAARKDGPTYNRNHRGSQDSLKKSLDTF; encoded by the coding sequence atgaaaaagaaaaagaaggtaaATGAAAAGTTGAGGAAAAAGCACAGAAAAAAGGCAGAAGCAACAAAAGGAGAGAGAACTGAATTTCCCCCGGAAACAAACCGGGCAAACAGAAGAGCGGGGAAAACcggaaagggaaaggaagagcCTCCGAAGAAGCAGGCTGAAAAAAtacagaagaagcagaagaaaatggAGGCTCCAAAGAACCAGGccgagaagaataagaagaaagaggagCCTCAGAAGAAGCAATCTAAGAAGAGAACGAAGAAAGGTGCGAAAGGGCTCCAAAATCAGAAGGACACGCGGAAGACAGAAGCCATAATAATGAGTGAGGCCGAGGTTGCCGAGCTCCTCAAGGAAGGAAAGGAGCTGGGCGCGGGGACCTACGGAACCGCTTACAAGGTCGTCCACAGGCGAGAGGTAGCCGTCCTAAAGGTGGCCAATTCACGCCTGTGGAGTGTGAAAGCGGCTTTCAGAAAGGAAGCGAAGGTTCTTCAGGCCCTCAATGGCACAGGAGGTGCTCCTCTGCTGTTTGGCACCTGTAGCAAACCAGCAGCTATCCTCATGGAGTATTGCCCGGCCTGGGGAAGAGTTCCTCTCGTTTATAAACGACTCGAAGAACTCTCCTTCCCTCGCTTTGGGAATCCTTCCGGACATTGCAAGGGAGCTGCACCAGATCACTTGGCAGGTTACATCCATGTGGATTTGAAGACGGATAACGTCATGGTCCACGTCCCAGAAGGCAAGGGCAAGAAAAAGGTGAAGCCCAGGATAATCGACTTCGGAATAGCTgtggaaaggaaaaaggaaatcgAGCTATATCCGAATTTTTCAGATTCCATCTACCCGCCTGAGTACACGGAAGGTGCGCCGGCGCAGCCCTCTGGGGACGTATATTCCATGGGATGTCTTATTGAGGATACGATCTATGCCTTCACCGATCACATCCCACAGCACTACGAAGAAATTATAAACATGGCGAAGAACGAGAACCCAAGACTTCGCCCAACTGTCCCCAAGTTAGTGAAACTGTTGTACGAAGCAGCAAGAAAAGATGGACCGACCTACAATAGAAACCACAGGGGTAGCCAGGACAGTCTAAAAAAGTCCCTAGACACCTTCTAG